A window of Pirellulales bacterium genomic DNA:
GCGACAAAGCCGCATGCACATTGGATGACGCCGCGAGGCCGACCCCGCAACGGAGCGTTCCCTCGCTTACGCTTCGGACTAGTGTTGCGTCAACGCTGGATTTTGGAATGGTCAAACCACCTCGCCCGACGATTCGCCGCCCCCACCACCGCCTCACGATCCCAAATCTTTGGCGCGACACGAACCCGAAGCGTTAGCGAGGGAGCGCCGCAACGGCGGCATCGTCTCGCTGCAGGCGGCAAAGCCGCATGCACATTGAATGACGCCGCGAGGCCGACCCCGCAACGGAGCGTTCCCTCGCTTACGCTTCGGACTAGTGTTGCGTCAACGCTGGATTTTGGGAGGTCAAACCACCTCGCCCGACGATTCGCCGCCCCCCCACCGCCTCACGATCCCAAATCTTTGGCGCGACACAAACCCGAAGCGTTAGCGAGGGAGCGCCGCAACGGCGGCATCGTCTCGCTGCAGGCGGCAAAGCCGCATGCACATTGAATGACGCCGTGAGGCCGACCCCGCAACGGAGCGCTCCCTCGCTTACGCTTCGCGCCTAGTGCACGCGTGCGGTATCGCTAAATCACCTCGCCCGACGATTCGCCGGTACGACGCAATTGGGCCGGAATGGAAGCGGCGGCCAGAGATCTCCCCCGTGGAAAAAGACAGTTGGAAGGGATAGACTAGCTCGTCGGAGATCGAGGACTGGCGACGGGAGGCCGCTTGGTGAAATTGGCAGACACGCAAGACTTAGGATCTTGTGCCGAAAGGCGTCGGGGTTCGAGTCCCCGAGCGGCTAGTTGTAGTAGCGTCAACTATCGTAGAATGCTGGTTTTCCCGTGAAAAACCGCGATTAGCGCTTTGCGGTAAATGCTGTTTATCATGCGAAATGCTGAATTCTGGCCCCGATTCTGGCCCCGAATTAAATGCCGATGCCGTTGCGAAATGCTTGTCAGTTACTTGAAGGTAATGCTTCTTAGCAATCGCCTCTGAATTGCCGAGCCACGCGCAGACAACGTGAATCGGGAACGTCTCTGCTAGCTCTGTCTCGCGAGTGCTTCGGAGGTTTTGAAACAGCTTCGGCCAGGGCGTCAGGCCAGCGCGGCGTATGATCTTCTCGAATGTCGTTCGCAGGTTTTGCGTCGGTGCCCGGTATCGCGTAATCACGAATTCCGTTCCTTCCGGCGATGCCTCCCAAACGGCTTCCAGGTGCGGGCGCAATTCAGGGAAGATCGGAATCATTCTCGATTCCTTGCCATCGTGATGTTCAGTTTTCGGCGACGTAATCCGGATGCGATTCGTCGCCCAATCCACGTCGGACCATTTCAACAATAGATGCTCGGACGGGCAGCGCAGGCCGCCAAATCGACTGAGGGCGAAGATTAACCGCCATTGCGCGTCAGGACAGGCCTCGATAACTTTTGCGGCCTCGTCGCGGGTAACGAAGTACATTCGACTTTCGTTCCCCTTAACCTTAATGCCCTTCATTTCGCCAAATGGATTGCTTGCGAGAACACGACGTTTGAAAGCCACGCGAAAAAATTGCCGGGCGCGGCCGCATCGTCGCCGCACTGTGTTCGGAGCCAACCCGAGGCCGCCGTTCTCTTTTGAATTAGAGAGCCAAGCGCGGAAATCGTCGGCGCAGGCCTCCGTCACATCGGCTAACGGTTTGTTCGCTCCGAAGAACGCCGTCAGATTGTCGCGAACGAGGCCGAACTGTTGCTTCGTGCTATACTTCACTTCCACGCGCTTAGCCAAATACGACTCAATGAACGGTCCTAGCGTTTCGCATTTCGCGTGATCGCGCCGCGGGGCGAGGCCGGCGGCGGCCAGCTTGTCGTACAGGGGCCGGTCAAGGTCGCGCAGCCAAACGGCGGTTTCGGTGTCGATGCCGATCTTGGCGATCGCAGCGCCGTTCAAAGTCTTCACCTTCGATCGTATCTCTTCGGCCGTCTTTTTTCCTTGCTTGCCGAGACAGATTTTAACCCGGCGACGATCCGCGTTGAAAAATCGAATCGTCCGGTTGCCCTTTGCGTCGGTCGATAGACTGGCCATGATTCACTTTCCCTTTCGTTTGCGGTTCGGCGGCCGTTGTTTCTTGCCGTTCGATTCGAGGCTGAGCCCCAGATATGCGCACAGCGCGCTAAAATTAGCCAGTGACATTTCGTGCTTCGACCGCGCGAACCGGCTCAACATCGACTTATCGAGGCCCGTGTCTTTTGAGATTCGATATTGGCTAACGTCAGCGTTTAGAATCGCGTGGCGTGCCTGGTCAATAACATTCGTCGGCTGTTTCATTCCGCCAGCTTAGCAAATGGTGGTCGTCACGTCAATCAAAGGTTACTGAGTCCTGGGCGCAACCTTATGTCCGCCGATCCAGGCCAAAATGTCTGAACGATCGAACCGCACGATTTTCTTGGCGAACCGCACACATGGTAAATCGCCCCGCTTGGCCATCGCCCAAACTGTTTGCTCCGAAATAGCGAGCATCTTGGCGGTCGCCTTTGCACCGATCAGTGGCTCCGGCGCTTTCGGCGCAAGCGTCCGCTCGGCCGGTTCGTAAAACCGCTTGATGTCTTGTACCGTCCGCGGACAAAGACTATCGCCGGCCACTAGCCCCGCTGCTTTCGCTCGTGCCACCATCGCGTGAATCTCCAAAAGGGTTCGGTTGATTGCCCGCGGCAACGTGCCGAGAGCATTAAGGAATCGGGCCGCCGATCCTGTCCGGACCGGTTGGCCGAACCGGTCGCCGACGCGGCCGACGTTCGACCACTGGGCCAGGTCGATGCAGCGCATGGACGCGCCGGGTTCGCGGCCTGGCGTCGAGGGCGTCGACCAGCTCGGATAGAGTCGGTCCGGTTGTAACGGCAAACGGCCAATCGGTTGGCCTGGTTGCTTCACTCATCGGTTTGGCCTCGCTCATGGGTCGAAACGGCTTCGCCAGAGGCCCGCTACGGCGTTGCAAGGCCATTGTATGACTGCTGACACATTGGCCGGTGTAATGCGTGTCCGATGATCCTGGGCGATTATGAAGGATGCTATATTTTGCCGGCATAATCGCCACCCCGCTGGCTTTGTAAAAACGACTTCCCGGCGTTTGTAAAAAAGGGAAGGCACTCGCGTACCCCGTTTGTTCCCATGCCCAGCACGGCCGCGCGTCTCGAAAAGGGACCCGTTAAGCGGAAAATCTATTAGAATCGGGCGATTAACGGTTGGCGGTGGCCTGCCAATTCTGGCCATCCAAGTTGGCCCATGCTCGCATCCTAGCTGCAAGGCTTATGCGTAGCCTGCTGTGTGCCGACATTGCAGTACGCGCCCGTCTGCAATGCCGGTGGGGTGTCTCAATCGGATGGCTAATGGCCGAACAATCCCCGGCCGAGTCGATCGCGCCCGGCAATCCATCATTGGGCCATCGACCGCAAGCGAGCGACGGCAGCCAGGTTGACCGGCCGCGTCATGCCGACACGGCTGGCGTCACGTCGCGTTGGCCGGCGGTTGCAATCCCTACATCGTTCGTCGGACCATCGTTACCGGCCGGGGTGGTCAGATCACTGCGAACAAGCAATCGCCAAGAAACACGACGAATGAATCGGACTGCGCATCGGCCGGCTTTGATTCGATGGCGTATCGCTCTTCGACTTCGCTCGGCTCGTACCAATGGAGCGTCGTAAGGAGAGAAAGATACAGGAACTTCTTGCGGACCAAACCCGACTCAACTAGCCGCTCGAGAATGCCCGGCGAAAGTGATTCGAGTTGATCGCCGTAGACGGAAGCCAATGACGCGAAGCTTGTGGTTCGACCGGCATCAACCAGGCAATTGAAAACGTCGCGCCCGTCTGCCGTGAGACGCTCCCATTCCACGGCAAATTTCGCTCGCGAGATCGGCGCATCGTCGGGCATTGCGTCCAAATCCCAAACGCGATCGCGTTTGCATATCACGCGGTCGGCAACGGAATCGTACACTTGACGGTCAGGCTTTTGGCCCATGTCTTTATCTCCAATTGGTTAGAAAAATGGTTGTGACAATTATTCTGATTCGTTTGTCATACTCGTGAAACTTAGCCTTTAGAGTCTTTTGGCGGATTCACCCGTACAGCAGCAGTACGGCTTTTGCCCTCGGGGTTTGTGCAACCGGTCAGCAGCAGTACGGACGGCTCTCTATAAGAGAGAGCCGTACCGCTGCTGCTCATGCCACCGGTACGAAAAACCGTACCGCTTCTCCGTACCGCTGTACTGTTGACTAAACCGCAAGCTGAAAAGCATCGTGCAGCCTGCCATTTTTATTTTTGAATG
This region includes:
- a CDS encoding helix-turn-helix domain-containing protein; protein product: MRCIDLAQWSNVGRVGDRFGQPVRTGSAARFLNALGTLPRAINRTLLEIHAMVARAKAAGLVAGDSLCPRTVQDIKRFYEPAERTLAPKAPEPLIGAKATAKMLAISEQTVWAMAKRGDLPCVRFAKKIVRFDRSDILAWIGGHKVAPRTQ